The following are from one region of the Streptomyces fradiae genome:
- a CDS encoding uridine kinase yields MLDTNGSPRGSPIGGNGSHWCPVSSQPIPTRVVLLAGPSGSGKSSLAARTGLPVLRLDDFYKEADDPSLPLVEHSTDIDWDSPLSWDADEAVAAIVRLCRTGRTDVPVYDIATSSRVDHEVLDIERTPLFVAEGIFAAEIVERCRELGVLADALCLRGRPSTTFRRRLLRDLKEGRKSVPFLLRRGWRLMRAERAIVARQAALGAHPCAKDEALGRLAAAAAGRCRVPAAR; encoded by the coding sequence ATGCTCGATACCAACGGGTCACCTCGGGGGTCCCCTATTGGGGGGAATGGTTCACACTGGTGTCCCGTGAGTTCCCAACCGATCCCGACCCGGGTCGTCCTGCTCGCGGGCCCCTCCGGCTCCGGCAAGTCGTCCCTCGCCGCCCGCACCGGCCTGCCGGTCCTGCGCCTCGACGATTTCTACAAGGAGGCCGACGACCCCTCCCTGCCACTGGTCGAGCACAGCACCGACATCGACTGGGACTCGCCGCTCTCCTGGGACGCCGATGAGGCCGTCGCCGCGATCGTGCGGCTGTGCCGTACGGGACGGACCGACGTGCCGGTGTACGACATCGCCACCAGCTCGCGGGTCGACCACGAGGTCCTCGACATCGAGCGCACCCCGCTGTTCGTGGCGGAGGGCATCTTCGCCGCCGAGATCGTGGAGCGCTGCCGCGAGCTCGGCGTGCTCGCCGACGCGCTGTGTCTGCGCGGCCGGCCCTCGACGACCTTCCGCCGCCGGCTGCTCCGGGACCTCAAGGAGGGCCGCAAGTCCGTGCCCTTCCTGCTGCGCCGCGGCTGGCGCCTGATGCGCGCCGAGCGCGCGATCGTGGCCCGCCAGGCCGCGCTCGGCGCCCACCCGTGCGCCAAGGACGAGGCCCTCGGCCGGCTCGCCGCTGCGGCCGCCGGCCGCTGCCGGGTGCCCGCCGCCCGCTAG
- a CDS encoding aldehyde dehydrogenase family protein, which yields MSDQQTRLGVFKTYKLYVGGKFPRSESGRVYEVTDSKGKWLANAPLSSRKDARDAVVAARKAQGGWAGATAYNRGQILYRVAEMLEGRRDQFVREVGEAEGLSKSKAAAVVDAAIDRWVWYAGWTDKIAQVVGGANPVAGPYFNLSTPEPTGVVTVIAPQDSSFLGLVSVIAPVIATGNTAVVVASEKAPLPALSLGEVLATSDLPGGVVNILSGKAAEMGPHLAAHLDVNAIDLTGADADLARDLEIAAADNLKRVLRPRTEDFTESPGTDRMTAFLETKTVWHPTGSLGASGSAY from the coding sequence ATGTCTGACCAGCAGACCCGTCTGGGCGTCTTCAAGACCTACAAGCTGTACGTGGGCGGGAAGTTCCCGCGTTCCGAGAGCGGCCGGGTGTACGAGGTGACGGACTCGAAGGGCAAGTGGCTGGCGAACGCCCCGCTCTCCTCCCGCAAGGACGCCCGTGACGCCGTCGTGGCGGCCCGCAAGGCGCAGGGCGGCTGGGCGGGCGCGACCGCGTACAACCGCGGCCAGATCCTCTACCGCGTCGCCGAGATGCTGGAGGGCCGCCGGGACCAGTTCGTGCGCGAGGTCGGCGAGGCCGAGGGCCTGTCGAAGTCGAAGGCCGCCGCGGTCGTCGACGCGGCGATCGACCGCTGGGTCTGGTACGCGGGCTGGACCGACAAGATCGCCCAGGTCGTCGGCGGCGCCAACCCGGTGGCGGGCCCGTACTTCAACCTGTCCACCCCGGAGCCGACCGGCGTCGTCACCGTGATCGCGCCCCAGGACTCGTCGTTCCTGGGCCTGGTCTCGGTGATCGCCCCGGTCATCGCGACCGGCAACACCGCCGTCGTCGTCGCGAGCGAGAAGGCCCCGCTCCCCGCGCTCTCCCTGGGCGAGGTCCTGGCCACCTCCGACCTGCCCGGCGGCGTGGTCAACATCCTGTCCGGCAAGGCCGCCGAGATGGGCCCGCACCTCGCGGCCCACCTCGACGTCAACGCCATCGACCTCACGGGCGCGGACGCCGACCTGGCCCGCGACCTGGAGATCGCCGCGGCGGACAACCTCAAGCGCGTCCTGCGCCCGCGCACCGAGGACTTCACCGAGTCCCCGGGCACGGACCGGATGACCGCGTTCCTGGAGACGAAGACCGTCTGGCACCCCACGGGTTCGCTGGGCGCGAGCGGCTCCGCGTACTAG
- a CDS encoding aldehyde dehydrogenase family protein → MASAPASASPSPFEYAPAPESRSVVDIAPSYGLFIDGEFVDAAEGKVFKTVSPSTEEVLSEVAQAGAEDVDRAVKAARKAFEKWSALPGAERAKYLFRIARIIQERSRELAVLETLDNGKPIKETRDADLPLVAAHFFYYAGWADKLDHAGYGANPRPLGVAGQVIPWNFPLLMLAWKIAPALATGNTVVLKPAETTPLSALFFADICRQAGLPKGVVNILPGYGDTGAALVEHPDVNKVAFTGSTAVGRAIAKSVAGTSKKLTLELGGKGANIVFDDAPIDQAVEGIVNGIFFNQGQVCCAGSRLLVQESIHDELLDSLKRRLSTLRLGDPLDKNTDIGAINSEEQLSRITSLVERGEAEGAERWTAACDIPSAGYWFAPTLFTNVTQAHTVARDEIFGPVLSVLTFRTPDEAVAKANNSQYGLSAGIWTEKGSRILAVANKLRAGVVWANTFNKFDPTSPFGGYKESGFGREGGRHGLEAYLDV, encoded by the coding sequence ATGGCATCTGCACCTGCATCCGCATCCCCCTCCCCGTTCGAGTACGCACCGGCGCCCGAGTCCCGGTCCGTCGTCGACATCGCCCCCTCCTACGGCCTCTTCATCGACGGCGAGTTCGTCGACGCCGCCGAGGGCAAGGTCTTCAAGACCGTCTCCCCCTCCACCGAGGAGGTGCTCTCCGAGGTCGCCCAGGCGGGCGCCGAGGACGTGGACCGCGCGGTGAAGGCGGCCCGCAAGGCCTTCGAGAAGTGGTCAGCGCTGCCCGGCGCCGAGCGCGCCAAGTACCTCTTCCGGATCGCCCGGATCATCCAGGAGCGCAGCCGCGAGCTGGCCGTCCTGGAGACCCTGGACAACGGCAAGCCGATCAAGGAGACCCGCGACGCGGACCTCCCGCTGGTCGCCGCGCACTTCTTCTACTACGCGGGCTGGGCCGACAAGCTCGACCACGCCGGCTACGGCGCGAACCCGCGCCCGCTGGGCGTGGCCGGCCAGGTCATCCCGTGGAACTTCCCGCTGCTCATGCTCGCGTGGAAGATCGCCCCGGCGCTCGCCACCGGCAACACGGTGGTCCTCAAGCCCGCCGAGACCACCCCCCTGTCCGCTCTGTTCTTCGCGGACATCTGCCGCCAGGCCGGGCTCCCGAAGGGTGTCGTCAACATCCTCCCCGGTTACGGGGACACGGGCGCCGCGCTCGTCGAGCACCCGGACGTGAACAAGGTCGCGTTCACCGGCTCGACCGCCGTCGGCCGCGCGATCGCGAAGTCCGTGGCGGGCACGAGCAAGAAGCTCACCCTGGAGCTGGGCGGCAAGGGCGCCAACATCGTCTTCGACGACGCCCCCATCGACCAGGCCGTCGAGGGCATCGTCAACGGCATCTTCTTCAACCAGGGCCAGGTCTGCTGCGCGGGCTCCCGCCTCCTGGTCCAGGAGTCGATCCACGACGAGCTGCTGGACTCGCTCAAGCGGCGCCTGTCCACGCTGCGCCTGGGCGACCCGCTCGACAAGAACACCGACATCGGCGCCATCAACTCCGAGGAGCAGCTGTCCCGGATCACCTCGCTCGTCGAGCGGGGCGAGGCGGAGGGCGCCGAGCGCTGGACCGCCGCCTGCGACATCCCGTCGGCCGGCTACTGGTTCGCCCCGACGCTCTTCACGAACGTCACCCAGGCGCACACCGTCGCCCGCGACGAGATCTTCGGCCCGGTCCTGTCGGTGCTGACCTTCCGTACGCCCGACGAGGCCGTCGCCAAGGCCAACAACAGCCAGTACGGCCTGTCGGCGGGCATCTGGACGGAGAAGGGCTCCCGCATCCTCGCGGTCGCCAACAAGCTCCGCGCCGGTGTCGTCTGGGCCAACACGTTCAACAAGTTCGACCCGACCTCGCCGTTCGGCGGCTACAAGGAGTCGGGCTTCGGCCGCGAGGGCGGCCGTCACGGTCTGGAGGCCTACCTCGATGTCTGA